In a single window of the Salmo trutta chromosome 23, fSalTru1.1, whole genome shotgun sequence genome:
- the LOC115160006 gene encoding folylpolyglutamate synthase, mitochondrial isoform X2: MMVRFSRVLERGSVFAAFLRQKDWSSKFTTVKYSSTKAEPRLHRMEYQDAVCTLNTLQTNACALEQVRRERGHPQLQLQAMRGFLERAGLVVEELDHLNIIHVTGTKGKGSTCAFTEHILRSYGFRTGFYSSPHLVEVRERIRINGKPIGKELFTKYFWQVYGRLYETKDTHGGSMPAYFRFLTILAFHVFLQEKVDLAVIEVGIGGAYDCTNIIRRPWVCGIASLGIDHTSILGDTIEKIAWQKGGIFKPGVPAFTVKQPDGPMMVLKERAKEIGCPLWVCPELEEYPADSEPLRLGLAGHHQRSNASLALQLSHSWLQRRCLPDQSIPSPADESKGVSPAAGFQPSPIMAKGLEDTEWPGRTQTLKHGPVTYFLDGAHTTRSMLACVSWFSKVASQHERTTGSVSALVLWSECYCSTPQGSETLQPCLSYWCHAILTLLCSAPTSQRPLHHVTQTNKTSMSPWKTCSPVAWTTRGAGACSTARKRSPAPSCSSPATLSPWWQPSAAAKP, from the exons ATGATGGTACGCTTTTCTCGCGTGTTGGAGCGGGGCTCCGTATTTGCCGCGTTCCTCCGCCAGAAGGACTGGTCGTCCAAGTTTACCACAGTGAAGTATTCAAGTACAAAGGCAGAACCGCGACTTCACAGAATGGAGTATCAG GATGCAGTGTGCACTCTCAATACCCTGCAGACCAATGCCTGTGCCCTGGAGCAAGTGCGTCGAGAGCGGGGTCACCCTCAACTCCAGCTCCAGGCCATGAGGGGCTTCCTGGAGCGAGCAGGCCTGGTG GTGGAAGAACTTGACCATCTCAATATCATTCATGTCACAGGAACGAAAGGCAAG GGGTCAACGTGCGCCTTCACAGAACATATACTGAGAAGTTACGGTTTTCGGACTGGATTTTACAG TTCCCCACATTTGGTAGAAGTCAGGGAGAGGATAAGAATTAATGGAAAACCAATCGGCAAAGAACTCTTCACAAAATATTTCTGGCAGGTGTATGGACGGCTCTATGAAACCAAG GACACTCACGGGGGGAGTATGCCTGCTTACTTCCGCTTCCTGACAATCCTGGCCTTCCACGTCTTCCTGCAGGAGAAG GTGGACTTGGCAGTGATTGAGGTTGGGATTGGTGGAGCCTACGACTGCACAAACATAATCAG GAGGCCGTGGGTGTGTGGCATCGCCTCCCTGGGTATAGATCACACTTCAATACTGGGGGACACCATCGAGAAAATTGCCTGGCAGAAAGGGGGCATTTTTAAG CCAGGTGTTCCTGCCTTCACTGTGAAGCAACCAGACGGCCCTATGATGGTTCTCAAAGAGAGAGCAAAGGAGATTGGG tgTCCTCTCTGGGTGTGCCCAGAACTGGAGGAGTACCCTGCTGACTCGGAACCTCTGCGTTTGGGCCTGGCTGGCCACCACCAGCGCTCCAACGCCTCCCTTGCCCTGCAGCTCAGCCACAGCTGGCTACAGAGACGCTGCCTTCCTG ACCAGAGCATCCCTTCCCCCGCTGACGAGAGTAAAGGCGTGTCGCCGGCCGCTGGCTTCCAGCCAAGTCCCATTATGGCGAAAG GGCTGGAGGACACTGAGTGGCCGGGGAGGACCCAGACTCTGAAGCATGGCCCAGTCACCTACTTCCTGGACGGGGCCCACACCACCCGTAGCATGCTGGCCTGTGTAAGCTGGTTCAGCAAGGTTGCCTCTCAACACGAAAGAACCACAGGGTCAGTATCTGCGT TGGTCCTGTGGTCAGAGTGCTACTGTTCAACGCCACAGGGGAGCGAGACTCTGCAGCCATGCTTAAGTTACTGGTG ccatgCCATTTTGACTTTGCTGTGTTCTGCCCCAACATCACAGAGGCCATTGCATCATGTAACGCAG aCCAACAAAACTTCAATGTCTCCGTGGAAAACATGCTCACCCGTTGCCTGGACAACCAGAGGAGCTGGCGCCTGCTCAACGGCCAGGAAGAGAAGCCCGGCGCCCAGCTGCTCATCTCCCGCGACGCTCTCCCCCTGGTGGCAGCCGAGCGCTGCAGCAAAACCCTAG
- the LOC115160006 gene encoding folylpolyglutamate synthase, mitochondrial isoform X1 → MMVRFSRVLERGSVFAAFLRQKDWSSKFTTVKYSSTKAEPRLHRMEYQDAVCTLNTLQTNACALEQVRRERGHPQLQLQAMRGFLERAGLVVEELDHLNIIHVTGTKGKGSTCAFTEHILRSYGFRTGFYSSPHLVEVRERIRINGKPIGKELFTKYFWQVYGRLYETKDTHGGSMPAYFRFLTILAFHVFLQEKVDLAVIEVGIGGAYDCTNIIRRPWVCGIASLGIDHTSILGDTIEKIAWQKGGIFKPGVPAFTVKQPDGPMMVLKERAKEIGCPLWVCPELEEYPADSEPLRLGLAGHHQRSNASLALQLSHSWLQRRCLPDQSIPSPADESKGVSPAAGFQPSPIMAKGLEDTEWPGRTQTLKHGPVTYFLDGAHTTRSMLACVSWFSKVASQHERTTGGPVVRVLLFNATGERDSAAMLKLLVPCHFDFAVFCPNITEAIASCNADQQNFNVSVENMLTRCLDNQRSWRLLNGQEEKPGAQLLISRDALPLVAAERCSKTLVFPCILSALQWLSQGRDSVLAHPDKRVIPVKPSVTAKAAPLRDAAGIHVLVAGSLHLVGGVLKHLDPSFAS, encoded by the exons ATGATGGTACGCTTTTCTCGCGTGTTGGAGCGGGGCTCCGTATTTGCCGCGTTCCTCCGCCAGAAGGACTGGTCGTCCAAGTTTACCACAGTGAAGTATTCAAGTACAAAGGCAGAACCGCGACTTCACAGAATGGAGTATCAG GATGCAGTGTGCACTCTCAATACCCTGCAGACCAATGCCTGTGCCCTGGAGCAAGTGCGTCGAGAGCGGGGTCACCCTCAACTCCAGCTCCAGGCCATGAGGGGCTTCCTGGAGCGAGCAGGCCTGGTG GTGGAAGAACTTGACCATCTCAATATCATTCATGTCACAGGAACGAAAGGCAAG GGGTCAACGTGCGCCTTCACAGAACATATACTGAGAAGTTACGGTTTTCGGACTGGATTTTACAG TTCCCCACATTTGGTAGAAGTCAGGGAGAGGATAAGAATTAATGGAAAACCAATCGGCAAAGAACTCTTCACAAAATATTTCTGGCAGGTGTATGGACGGCTCTATGAAACCAAG GACACTCACGGGGGGAGTATGCCTGCTTACTTCCGCTTCCTGACAATCCTGGCCTTCCACGTCTTCCTGCAGGAGAAG GTGGACTTGGCAGTGATTGAGGTTGGGATTGGTGGAGCCTACGACTGCACAAACATAATCAG GAGGCCGTGGGTGTGTGGCATCGCCTCCCTGGGTATAGATCACACTTCAATACTGGGGGACACCATCGAGAAAATTGCCTGGCAGAAAGGGGGCATTTTTAAG CCAGGTGTTCCTGCCTTCACTGTGAAGCAACCAGACGGCCCTATGATGGTTCTCAAAGAGAGAGCAAAGGAGATTGGG tgTCCTCTCTGGGTGTGCCCAGAACTGGAGGAGTACCCTGCTGACTCGGAACCTCTGCGTTTGGGCCTGGCTGGCCACCACCAGCGCTCCAACGCCTCCCTTGCCCTGCAGCTCAGCCACAGCTGGCTACAGAGACGCTGCCTTCCTG ACCAGAGCATCCCTTCCCCCGCTGACGAGAGTAAAGGCGTGTCGCCGGCCGCTGGCTTCCAGCCAAGTCCCATTATGGCGAAAG GGCTGGAGGACACTGAGTGGCCGGGGAGGACCCAGACTCTGAAGCATGGCCCAGTCACCTACTTCCTGGACGGGGCCCACACCACCCGTAGCATGCTGGCCTGTGTAAGCTGGTTCAGCAAGGTTGCCTCTCAACACGAAAGAACCACAGG TGGTCCTGTGGTCAGAGTGCTACTGTTCAACGCCACAGGGGAGCGAGACTCTGCAGCCATGCTTAAGTTACTGGTG ccatgCCATTTTGACTTTGCTGTGTTCTGCCCCAACATCACAGAGGCCATTGCATCATGTAACGCAG aCCAACAAAACTTCAATGTCTCCGTGGAAAACATGCTCACCCGTTGCCTGGACAACCAGAGGAGCTGGCGCCTGCTCAACGGCCAGGAAGAGAAGCCCGGCGCCCAGCTGCTCATCTCCCGCGACGCTCTCCCCCTGGTGGCAGCCGAGCGCTGCAGCAAAACCCTAGTCTTCCCCTGCATCCTCAGCGCCCTCCAGTGGCTCAGCCAGGGCAGGGACTCTGTCTTGGCACACCCGGACAAGAGGGTCATCCCTGTCAAGCCCAGTGTGACAGCCAAAGCCGCTCCGCTAAGAGATGCCGCTGGCATCCACGTCCTCGTCGCTGGAAGCCTCCATCTGGTTGGGGGCGTCCTGAAACACCTCGACCCTTCCTTTGCCTCTTAA